The following are from one region of the Streptomyces decoyicus genome:
- a CDS encoding alkyl/aryl-sulfatase: MTAAPVDDHQDFADADRGFIAALDPPQVTGDDGRVIWDAEAYGFLAGNCPDTANESLWRQGRLVSRQGLYEVTDGIYQARGLDLSNMTLVEGDHGVIVIDPLVCTETAAAALELYRKYRGDRPVTGLVYTHSHGAHFGGGRGVLPHDHHPVPVLAPAGFLRHAVRENVYAGPAMTRRSVYMYGTQLPKGPEGQIGCGLGTTRSTGTMTLIPPTVDITRTGQEEIVDGVRIVFQLTPGTEAPAEMNFCFPAHEALCLAENATHTLHTVLPLHGGDVRDARTWSHYLGEALALFGDEAEVAFASHHWPTWGKDRIKTLLAHQRDLYAYLHDQTLRLLNEGLTGTEIAEELRLPPDLEQDTSLHGYYGSLSHNVKAIYQRYMGWFDGNPAHLWEHPPAEQARRYVETIGGVEATVDAGKRYAADGDLRFAATLLNHAVFAEPKNLRARRELALVYERLGHGSENGTWRNFYLTGAMELRGTLAEAWAATADPEIAGALTVDQLIDSLAIRIDGPRAWPTALTLDLYLPDEDRTWHLTLSHGALTHLSSPGAPTPSGEHVPDLTLTLTKPQLLDLLAGRVPGDAAQHGETGALNQLLGLVRTPNPTFPVVTP; the protein is encoded by the coding sequence GTGACCGCTGCACCCGTGGATGATCACCAGGACTTCGCCGACGCCGACCGTGGTTTCATCGCCGCGCTCGACCCGCCGCAGGTCACCGGGGACGACGGCCGGGTGATCTGGGACGCCGAGGCCTACGGATTCCTGGCCGGAAACTGCCCCGACACCGCGAACGAGAGCCTGTGGCGGCAGGGCAGGCTGGTGAGCCGGCAGGGCCTGTACGAGGTCACCGACGGTATCTACCAGGCCCGCGGCCTGGACCTGTCCAACATGACGCTGGTCGAAGGCGACCACGGCGTCATCGTCATCGACCCGCTCGTCTGCACGGAGACCGCCGCCGCGGCCCTGGAGCTCTACCGCAAGTACCGCGGCGACCGGCCGGTCACCGGTCTGGTCTATACCCATTCGCACGGAGCGCACTTCGGCGGCGGACGGGGCGTGCTGCCGCACGACCACCACCCCGTTCCGGTGCTGGCGCCGGCCGGCTTCCTCCGGCACGCCGTCCGGGAGAACGTCTACGCCGGCCCCGCCATGACCCGGCGCTCCGTCTACATGTACGGAACCCAGCTCCCCAAGGGACCGGAGGGCCAGATCGGCTGCGGCCTGGGCACCACCCGCTCCACCGGCACCATGACCCTCATCCCGCCGACCGTGGACATCACCCGCACCGGCCAGGAGGAGATCGTCGACGGCGTACGCATCGTCTTCCAGCTCACTCCGGGCACCGAGGCACCCGCCGAGATGAACTTCTGCTTCCCGGCGCACGAGGCCCTCTGCCTGGCCGAGAACGCCACCCACACCCTGCACACCGTCCTGCCGCTGCACGGCGGCGACGTCCGCGACGCCCGGACCTGGTCCCACTACCTGGGCGAGGCGCTCGCCCTCTTCGGCGACGAGGCGGAGGTCGCCTTCGCCTCCCACCACTGGCCGACCTGGGGCAAGGACCGCATCAAGACCCTGCTGGCCCACCAGCGCGACCTCTACGCCTACCTGCACGACCAGACCCTGCGGCTGCTCAACGAGGGGCTCACCGGCACCGAGATCGCCGAGGAGCTGCGGCTGCCGCCGGACCTGGAGCAGGACACCTCCCTCCACGGCTACTACGGCTCGCTCAGCCACAACGTCAAGGCGATCTACCAGCGCTACATGGGCTGGTTCGACGGCAACCCCGCCCATCTGTGGGAGCACCCGCCGGCCGAGCAGGCCAGACGCTATGTGGAGACCATCGGCGGCGTCGAGGCCACGGTGGACGCGGGCAAACGGTACGCCGCCGACGGCGATCTGCGGTTCGCCGCCACCCTGCTCAACCACGCCGTCTTCGCCGAGCCGAAGAACCTCCGCGCCCGGCGTGAACTGGCCCTGGTCTACGAACGGTTGGGCCACGGCAGCGAGAACGGCACCTGGCGCAACTTCTACCTCACCGGCGCCATGGAACTGCGCGGCACCCTCGCCGAGGCATGGGCGGCCACCGCCGACCCCGAAATCGCCGGCGCCCTCACCGTCGACCAGCTCATCGACTCGCTCGCCATCCGCATCGACGGCCCGCGCGCCTGGCCCACCGCGCTCACCCTCGACCTCTACCTTCCGGACGAGGACCGGACCTGGCATCTGACGCTCTCCCACGGAGCTCTCACCCATCTCAGCTCACCCGGCGCTCCCACCCCGTCCGGCGAACACGTCCCCGACCTCACTCTCACCCTCACCAAGCCCCAGTTGCTCGATCTGCTGGCCGGCCGCGTGCCGGGCGACGCCGCACAGCACGGCGAGACCGGTGCGCTGAACCAGCTCCTCGGCCTCGTCCGGACGCCGAACCCCACCTTCCCCGTCGTCACGCCCTGA